The Palaemon carinicauda isolate YSFRI2023 chromosome 43, ASM3689809v2, whole genome shotgun sequence genomic sequence TCAGAGAGGAGtagggtgatgtgttcacgacccggacagtaaaatgaataatattcataaaaaaaaagttattgagctacaggagagattttgtgcttaaaagaaagtttaactaatgccccatcttatgctatgagtttcatatctgtagatattatattttgggttttacagccgtttttaaaatccaaaattctctgtccgggtcgagaccgcgtggtcacgacccggacggggttgtggtctcaacccggacggatgttttggtccaccaaaaacacacttaaaccaatgttttatattttttcttagtaaaaacatccagaacatgacactgaaaggtggaataaaacaattggtagcaaaatctcaatgtaatacaaaaatatatatattaaacaaaaatgggaaactgaatgacttaaaactaatgcatgttaaagtgaatgacttaaaactaatgcatgttaaagtgaatgacttagaactaatgaatcttaaagtgaatgacttaaaactagtgcattttaaagtgaatgacttaaaactaatgcatgtcaAAGTTCCTCAAGGGAGGGAGGACCTTGATGAGGTTTGCTTGTCGTTGGGTGGTCCCCGGGCTGACTGTGAGGACCCCCAACACCCTGCTGCGGTCGACACTGTCGACATCTCCGATGGCTGGGAAGTGGAAGGTGTCCTTCAGCAAGGGCGACCTTATCCTGAGGAAGTCCAACTGCAGCTGCTGCCCGTCTTCCTCCAGGGAAATGACCTTGCCCACAAAGTGGACAAGCTCCTCAGACTTCTTCCCCTGGAAGAGAAGCTGGACCAGGACAAAGTCACCCACctgggggaaaaaatgaaaaaaaaagaatgaatagcctagcctatggaatgaatgaataaggaatttggctttaaaaccaagccattcagctcggctactaaatttgacaattaaatagaaattttcttctagacttaggctaggctacttatgcaatagatgaacataatctaggctaggatagcctaggctacagattttgaaatatgaaaaaaaagaattaatagcctagcctatggaatgaatgaataaggaatttggctttaaaaccaagccattcagctcggatactaaatttgacaattaaatagaaattttcttctagacttagcctacttatgcaatagatgaacataatctagcctaggctaggctacagattttgaaatattaaaaaaaagtccctcacctctggctccttctggacgaatggataggaggcagcatcaaactcgagctcttctgcaatctcatctgaatattcagatgagtcgtcacagagtgcaggattgtcgatagcctcctcatcactgctgctcgcctcaactggctcagacctcctcctcttagccgcctgtcgtgcctcctgccctctcttcttctcctgcaacctccgcttcttctcctctctggctgctttcttctcctccttgtcccgcagctggcttagagcctcctcatcctcagtcaggatgcaggcgcggatcttcttgcgccctctagcagcagggcggggacgagccttcgggtagggctgcacagcttcgggagtgacgtcgggaattggaggagatgaaggtgttggagttggagtctgccgaggttggagtgctgcttcaggagtgttagccctagacgctgaagcagagaaggctggtgacatcctacctattccagatggtccaggctgaggttggtcaggctccaatggaactggtgtcaagggtgcggcaacagtttgtggcaaatcatcatcatcatcaggaggggcctgctctgtgacttctgccccagcaaacgcatcatctggaaagatgttgcggttgacgggaaagatgccagtagcgcgaaacccattggtgatgttggtgacattacaaaccttgtcccaggccttgcacgccatctctggcaacatatgttccgtgatgggcacgtgagggtttgaaagtttaaaatcgtcctgaatggatcgcaggacagacttgaaggggccaaagacacttacatctaatggctggagtttggctgtagtatgaggtggcagcgtgacaattacgatgccatgctgtatcgcatactcaaccacatgaatgctcatgtgacactcggcattgtccattatcagcagtatcttattctccactgaagaataagacaccttatggagatgctcgagtgtctgcacgaaacgctcatggtccatccaaccgttagcctgcaagagcactgtggttccaggagtagtccctctc encodes the following:
- the LOC137633801 gene encoding uncharacterized protein; translated protein: MPRNYQPRNILTTDRTNLEKAFYHRLETGCSIRTACNLFGVKVSTLGDAFTRSIKESDGRTFMPKHQNVKKVFTDAQERLIEEYSIEIARMFYGLPTRAFRRMILKYAEAVGSPSIPDAWKREDMATRDWYYGYMFRHPRLALKAPEGMSLSRAMAFNRVNVEVFFKAYVEAVERHSFMPARIFNLDESGLSTVMKPCKVVCERGRPVASQVARERGNHMTFVGIVNAAGHGFPPVFIIARKKMNADFQRGTTPGTTVLLQANGWMDHERFVQTLEHLHKVSYSSVENKILLIMDNAECHMSIHVVEYAIQHGIVIVTLPPHTTAKLQPLDVSVFGPFKSVLRSIQDDFKLSNPHVPITEHMLPEMACKAWDKVCNVTNITNGFRATGIFPVNRNIFPDDAFAGAEVTEQAPPDDDDDLPQTVAAPLTPVPLEPDQPQPGPSGIGRMSPAFSASASRANTPEAALQPRQTPTPTPSSPPIPDVTPEAVQPYPKARPRPAARGRKKIRACILTEDEEALSQLRDKEEKKAAREEKKRRLQEKKRGQEARQAAKRRRSEPVEASSSDEEAIDNPALCDDSSEYSDEIAEELEFDAASYPFVQKEPEVGDFVLVQLLFQGKKSEELVHFVGKVISLEEDGQQLQLDFLRIRSPLLKDTFHFPAIGDVDSVDRSRVLGVLTVSPGTTQRQANLIKVLPPLRNFDMH